The Micromonospora sp. NBC_00421 genome contains a region encoding:
- the metG gene encoding methionine--tRNA ligase codes for MSHVLAAVAWPYANGPRHIGHVSGFGVPSDVFARYMRMAGHDVLMVSGTDEHGTPIQVQADAEGVTPRELADRYNRVIAEDLLALGLSYDLFTRTTTRNHYAVVQELFTGLHRNGYIVPKVTTGAISPSTGRTLPDRYIEGTCPICGYDSARGDQCDNCGNQLDPIDLIDPKSKINGETPEFVETEHFFLDLPALADALRQWLDTREGWRPNVLRFSRNLLDDLQPRAITRDLEWGVPIPLEGWQDRGDKRIYVWFDAVIGYLSASIEWARRTGDPEAWRRWWSADGEGKDAPAYYFMGKDNIVFHSVIWPALLGGYSGAGSRDGQPGELGRLNLPTEVVSSEYLTMEGRKFSSSRKVVIYVRDFLARYDADALRYFIAVAGPESNDTDFTWAEFLRRNNDELVAGWGNLVNRSVSMAAKNFGAIPPVDPAGLTEADEALLAVARAGFATVGDLIARHRQKQAIGEAMKVVAEANRYLSEQAPWKLKSEADKPRMGTILHVALQVISDANTLLTPFLPHSAQQIHELLGGTGVHAPMPVLEEVDDLDGGPGYPVLTGDYTVGARWESVPLQAGRPLAAPKPVFRKLDPSIVDEELARLEG; via the coding sequence ATGAGTCACGTTCTCGCCGCGGTCGCCTGGCCCTACGCCAACGGTCCGCGCCACATCGGCCACGTGTCCGGCTTCGGCGTTCCCTCCGACGTCTTCGCCCGGTACATGCGGATGGCCGGCCACGACGTGCTCATGGTCTCCGGCACCGACGAGCACGGCACCCCGATCCAGGTGCAGGCCGACGCCGAGGGGGTCACCCCGCGCGAGCTGGCCGACCGGTACAACCGGGTGATCGCCGAGGACCTGTTGGCGCTGGGCCTGTCCTACGACCTGTTCACCCGGACCACCACCCGCAACCACTACGCGGTGGTGCAGGAGCTGTTCACCGGGCTGCACCGCAACGGCTACATCGTCCCGAAGGTCACCACCGGGGCGATCTCACCGTCCACCGGGCGGACCCTGCCCGACCGCTACATCGAGGGCACCTGCCCGATCTGCGGCTACGACAGTGCCCGGGGCGACCAGTGCGACAACTGCGGCAACCAGCTCGACCCGATCGACCTGATCGACCCGAAGTCCAAGATCAACGGTGAGACGCCGGAGTTCGTGGAGACCGAGCACTTCTTCCTCGACCTCCCCGCCCTCGCCGACGCGCTGCGCCAGTGGCTGGACACCCGGGAGGGCTGGCGGCCCAACGTGCTGCGTTTCTCCCGCAACCTGCTCGACGACCTCCAGCCCCGGGCCATCACCCGGGACCTGGAATGGGGTGTGCCGATCCCGCTGGAGGGCTGGCAGGACCGGGGCGACAAGCGGATCTACGTCTGGTTCGACGCGGTGATCGGCTACCTGTCCGCGTCCATCGAGTGGGCCCGGCGCACCGGCGACCCGGAGGCGTGGCGCAGGTGGTGGTCGGCCGACGGGGAGGGCAAGGACGCCCCGGCCTACTACTTCATGGGCAAGGACAACATCGTCTTCCACTCGGTGATCTGGCCGGCGCTGCTCGGCGGCTACTCCGGGGCGGGCAGCCGCGACGGTCAGCCCGGCGAGCTGGGCCGGCTCAACCTCCCCACCGAGGTGGTCTCCAGCGAGTACCTGACCATGGAGGGGCGCAAGTTCTCCTCGTCCCGCAAGGTCGTCATCTACGTCCGCGACTTCCTGGCCCGCTACGACGCCGACGCGCTGCGCTACTTCATCGCCGTCGCCGGGCCGGAGAGCAACGACACCGACTTCACCTGGGCCGAGTTCCTCCGCCGCAACAACGACGAACTCGTCGCCGGCTGGGGCAACCTGGTCAACCGCTCGGTCTCCATGGCGGCCAAGAACTTCGGCGCGATCCCGCCGGTCGACCCGGCCGGGCTCACCGAGGCCGACGAGGCGCTGCTCGCGGTGGCCCGCGCCGGGTTCGCCACGGTCGGCGACCTGATCGCCCGGCACCGGCAGAAGCAGGCCATCGGCGAGGCGATGAAGGTCGTCGCCGAGGCCAACCGGTACCTGTCCGAGCAGGCCCCCTGGAAGCTCAAGTCCGAGGCCGACAAGCCCCGGATGGGCACCATCCTGCACGTCGCCCTCCAGGTGATCAGCGACGCCAACACCCTGCTCACCCCGTTCCTGCCGCACTCCGCCCAGCAGATCCACGAGTTGCTCGGCGGCACCGGGGTGCACGCCCCGATGCCGGTGCTCGAAGAGGTCGACGACCTCGACGGCGGGCCCGGCTACCCGGTGCTCACCGGGGACTACACGGTCGGCGCGCGCTGGGAGTCCGTACCGTTGCAGGCCGGTCGGCCGCTGGCCGCGCCCAAGCCGGTCTTCCGCAAGCTCGACCCGTCGATCGTCGACGAGGAACTGGCCCGGCTGGAAGGCTGA
- a CDS encoding DUF4383 domain-containing protein: MAHFPVNHPARPLYRVFAGLVGLYILVFGALGVVQTWGEPLFDRGSHWALGLRTNLAFSLVSVAFGVVLIVGASRRGNLGHVMNLTAGVVFMVTGIAMMSVLQTRANVLNFSMSTVIVSLLFGLLLLATGLYDKIGTDEHAEQERAGRLHPAREAGAR, encoded by the coding sequence ATGGCGCACTTTCCGGTCAACCACCCGGCCCGCCCGCTGTACCGGGTCTTCGCCGGGCTCGTCGGGCTCTACATCCTGGTCTTCGGCGCACTCGGCGTCGTGCAGACCTGGGGCGAACCACTGTTCGACAGGGGCAGCCACTGGGCCCTGGGCCTGCGTACCAACCTGGCGTTCTCGTTGGTCTCGGTGGCCTTCGGGGTCGTCCTGATCGTCGGGGCGTCCCGGCGCGGCAACCTCGGTCACGTCATGAACCTCACCGCCGGGGTGGTCTTCATGGTCACCGGCATCGCCATGATGAGCGTGCTCCAGACCCGCGCCAACGTCCTCAACTTCTCGATGTCGACGGTGATCGTCTCGCTGCTGTTCGGGCTGCTGCTGCTCGCCACCGGCCTGTACGACAAGATCGGCACCGACGAGCACGCCGAACAGGAACGGGCCGGCCGGCTCCATCCGGCCCGCGAGGCCGGCGCCCGCTGA
- a CDS encoding VWA domain-containing protein: MINTRRRSTAVLIGVLAATALTGPAPAHADDEEPAEPPKVELVLDVSGSMRANDIDGRSRISVAQQAFNEVVDALPQETQLGIRVLGATYRGKDKKQGCLDTQQIVPVGPVDRTAAKAAVATLRPTGFTPVGLALRSAARDLGTGTTARRIVLITDGEDTCAPPDPCEVARELAAQGTKLVVDTLGLAPDAKVRRQLLCIATATGGTYTAAQSADELTGRIKQLVDRAKETYTAAPTVVTGRTDCAGAPLLAPGVYADREAFSEHRWYRVPVRPGQELRASVSVALDRPVNPDHAVLLRATATDGRELVRGVDAGSGRTDVVSAGLRWSGTADGATPTPSATDAPVPATTVCLVVSNAFAPRPGTRAEPGMPVELTIDVVDSSPAPAAPDLGRGWVLLLLLTLAGLLTGLVVGLLTRWWVATWRTN; the protein is encoded by the coding sequence GTGATCAACACGAGACGACGATCGACGGCCGTCCTGATCGGAGTGTTGGCGGCGACGGCGCTGACCGGCCCCGCACCGGCCCACGCCGATGACGAGGAGCCCGCCGAGCCGCCCAAGGTCGAGCTGGTGCTCGACGTGAGCGGCTCGATGCGGGCCAACGACATCGACGGACGCAGCCGGATCTCGGTCGCCCAGCAGGCGTTCAACGAGGTGGTCGACGCGCTGCCCCAGGAGACCCAGCTCGGCATCCGGGTGCTCGGCGCGACCTATCGGGGCAAGGACAAGAAACAGGGCTGCCTGGACACCCAGCAGATCGTGCCGGTCGGGCCGGTGGACCGTACCGCGGCCAAGGCGGCGGTGGCGACGCTGCGGCCGACCGGCTTCACCCCGGTCGGACTGGCCCTGCGCTCCGCCGCCCGGGATCTCGGCACCGGCACGACCGCCCGCCGGATCGTGCTGATCACCGACGGCGAGGACACCTGCGCCCCGCCCGACCCGTGCGAGGTGGCCCGCGAGCTGGCCGCCCAGGGCACCAAGCTGGTGGTCGACACGCTCGGCCTGGCCCCGGACGCCAAGGTCCGCAGGCAGCTGCTCTGCATCGCCACCGCGACCGGCGGCACCTACACGGCGGCACAGAGCGCCGACGAACTGACCGGCCGGATCAAGCAGCTCGTCGACCGGGCCAAGGAGACCTACACCGCCGCCCCGACCGTGGTGACCGGCCGGACGGACTGCGCAGGCGCGCCGTTGCTCGCCCCCGGTGTCTACGCCGACCGGGAGGCGTTCTCCGAGCACCGCTGGTACCGGGTGCCCGTCCGGCCGGGGCAGGAGTTGCGGGCCTCGGTCAGCGTGGCGTTGGACCGGCCGGTGAACCCCGACCACGCGGTACTGCTGCGGGCCACCGCCACCGACGGCCGGGAACTCGTCCGGGGTGTCGACGCCGGCAGCGGTCGTACCGACGTGGTGTCGGCGGGGTTGCGCTGGTCGGGGACGGCGGACGGTGCGACACCCACTCCGTCGGCCACCGACGCGCCGGTGCCGGCCACCACGGTCTGCCTGGTGGTCAGCAACGCCTTCGCCCCCCGTCCGGGGACCCGGGCCGAGCCGGGCATGCCGGTCGAGCTGACCATCGACGTGGTCGACTCCTCACCCGCCCCGGCCGCGCCGGACCTGGGCCGCGGCTGGGTGCTGCTGCTCCTGCTCACCCTGGCCGGGCTGCTCACGGGTCTGGTCGTCGGGCTGCTCACCCGCTGGTGGGTGGCGACGTGGAGGACGAACTGA
- a CDS encoding 4-(cytidine 5'-diphospho)-2-C-methyl-D-erythritol kinase, which yields MTEAWRPEDDDHHRRGSSGPVRVRVPAKVNLHLGVGPLRRDGYHELNTVYHAISIYDELTARRGDTLTLTMEGEGTGELALDDSNLAIRAAHALAGYAGVPPHARLHLRKQIPLAGGLAGGSADAAAALVACDALWGTGLSRDELAGIAADLGSDVPFLIHGGTALGTGRGEAVSPVLARPTSWHWVVAVADGGLSTPAAYRELDRLRDAGTAGTPLGSTDGLLGALRQRDPRVLAGCLGNDLQDAALSMRPALADTLKAGEAAGALAGIVSGSGPTCVFLARDAADAERIGAEVTAAGVCRETRVAHGPVVGARIG from the coding sequence GTGACCGAGGCCTGGCGACCGGAGGACGACGACCACCATCGGCGGGGCAGCAGCGGGCCGGTCCGGGTCCGGGTCCCCGCGAAGGTCAACCTGCACCTCGGGGTGGGACCGCTGCGCAGGGACGGCTACCACGAGCTGAACACCGTCTACCACGCGATCTCGATCTACGACGAGCTGACCGCCCGACGCGGCGACACGCTCACCCTGACCATGGAGGGCGAGGGCACCGGCGAGCTGGCCCTGGACGACTCCAACCTGGCCATCCGGGCTGCCCACGCCCTCGCCGGCTACGCCGGTGTGCCGCCGCACGCCCGGCTGCACCTGCGCAAGCAGATCCCGCTCGCCGGTGGGCTGGCCGGCGGCAGCGCCGACGCCGCCGCCGCGCTCGTCGCCTGCGACGCCCTGTGGGGCACCGGCCTGTCCCGCGACGAGTTGGCCGGGATCGCCGCCGACCTCGGTTCCGACGTGCCGTTCCTGATCCACGGGGGCACCGCGCTGGGCACCGGCCGGGGCGAGGCGGTCAGCCCGGTGCTGGCCCGCCCCACCTCCTGGCACTGGGTGGTGGCCGTCGCCGACGGCGGGCTGTCCACCCCCGCGGCCTACCGGGAGCTGGACCGGCTGCGCGACGCCGGCACCGCGGGTACGCCGCTGGGCAGCACCGACGGCCTGCTCGGCGCGCTGCGCCAACGCGACCCCCGGGTGCTGGCCGGCTGCCTCGGCAACGACCTCCAGGACGCCGCGCTGTCGATGCGTCCGGCCCTGGCCGACACCCTGAAGGCGGGAGAGGCCGCCGGGGCGCTCGCCGGCATCGTCTCCGGCTCCGGCCCGACCTGCGTATTCCTGGCCCGGGACGCCGCCGACGCGGAGCGGATCGGGGCCGAGGTGACGGCCGCCGGGGTCTGCCGGGAGACCCGGGTGGCCCACGGCCCGGTCGTCGGCGCCCGGATCGGCTGA
- a CDS encoding DUF4383 domain-containing protein — translation MAHTPVNHPARPVYRAIGGLIGLYFVVFGVLGVIASAGNDFFAQDDTKVLGQGTNLGFSVLSALLGVVILVGTVIGRNLDVAINQWLSYLLMVISLAGLAFIQTDANVVNFSILTVIVLMTLSLVLLMVGMYGKVGTDDEQEAWQKARLVL, via the coding sequence ATGGCCCATACCCCCGTCAACCACCCCGCGCGGCCGGTCTACCGGGCGATCGGCGGGCTCATCGGTCTCTACTTCGTGGTCTTCGGCGTGCTCGGCGTCATCGCCAGCGCCGGTAACGACTTCTTCGCCCAGGACGACACCAAGGTCCTCGGTCAGGGCACGAACCTCGGGTTCTCCGTGCTGTCCGCCCTGCTGGGGGTGGTCATCCTGGTCGGCACGGTGATCGGCCGCAACCTCGACGTGGCGATCAACCAGTGGCTGTCCTACCTCCTGATGGTGATCAGCCTGGCCGGTCTGGCCTTCATCCAGACCGACGCCAACGTGGTCAACTTCAGCATCCTCACGGTGATCGTGCTGATGACCCTCAGCCTCGTCCTGCTGATGGTCGGCATGTACGGCAAGGTCGGCACCGACGACGAGCAGGAAGCCTGGCAGAAGGCCCGCCTGGTGCTCTGA
- a CDS encoding ABC-F family ATP-binding cassette domain-containing protein: MANIVNLDRVSKGYGAAGPLLTDVSLGLDDADRIGVVGLNGAGKSTLLRMLTKQEDPDDGRVTHRRDLRVLWLPQALTLTPEATVRDVVLGTAWLGESMGAEHEWAGDAGVRAILDGLGMPHLGLDQPVGPMSGGERRRVALAALLVRESDLLILDEPTNHLDVGGVDWLAKHLVGRRGALVVVTHDRWFLDAVCTATWEVADRAVRAYEGGFAAWILARAERERVAAATEARRQNLLRKEIAWLRRGPPARTSKPKFRIDAANALIDDVPPPRDTMSLQRMATARLGKQVYDLEHVRLHAGPKEILHDTTWQVGPGDRIAILGRNGAGKTTLLRLLAGITRADGGRFHTGSTVKPAFLSQELAELPGHLRVLEAVEEVARRVQLGDREISAAQLAEVFGFDDRRLWTPVSDLSGGERRRLQMLRLLAGEPNVLLFDEPTNDLDTDTLAALEDLLDSWPGTIIVASHDRYLIERVTDTAYGMFGDGRLVHLPGGVDEYLTRAAGPGPARTATGPAAAPVAPAGGGMSAADARQARKELTRLERQIGKLDQKEATLLGQLAAHATDYAKVAELDTQLKEVRAERERTEETWLTLADDIPPL; encoded by the coding sequence GTGGCCAACATCGTCAACCTGGACCGGGTGTCCAAGGGGTACGGCGCCGCCGGGCCGCTGCTCACCGACGTCTCGCTCGGCCTCGACGACGCCGACCGGATCGGTGTGGTCGGCCTCAACGGCGCCGGCAAGTCCACCCTGCTGCGGATGCTCACCAAGCAGGAGGACCCCGACGACGGCCGGGTCACCCACCGCCGCGACCTGCGGGTGCTCTGGCTGCCGCAGGCCCTCACCCTGACCCCCGAGGCCACCGTCAGGGACGTGGTGCTCGGCACCGCCTGGCTCGGTGAGAGCATGGGCGCCGAACACGAGTGGGCCGGCGACGCCGGGGTGCGGGCCATCCTCGACGGCCTCGGCATGCCCCACCTCGGCCTCGACCAGCCGGTCGGCCCGATGTCCGGTGGCGAGCGCCGCCGGGTGGCGCTGGCCGCCCTGCTGGTTCGCGAGTCGGACCTGCTCATCCTCGACGAGCCCACCAACCATCTCGACGTCGGTGGCGTCGACTGGCTGGCGAAACACCTGGTCGGCCGCCGGGGTGCGCTCGTCGTGGTCACCCACGACCGGTGGTTCCTCGACGCGGTCTGCACCGCCACCTGGGAGGTCGCCGACCGGGCCGTCCGGGCCTACGAGGGCGGCTTCGCCGCCTGGATCCTGGCCCGCGCCGAGCGGGAACGGGTCGCCGCCGCCACCGAGGCCCGCCGGCAGAACCTGCTCCGCAAGGAGATCGCCTGGCTGCGGCGCGGCCCACCCGCCCGGACCTCCAAGCCGAAGTTCCGGATCGACGCGGCCAACGCGCTCATCGACGACGTGCCGCCGCCGCGCGACACCATGTCGTTGCAGCGGATGGCGACCGCCCGGCTCGGCAAGCAGGTGTACGACCTGGAGCACGTCCGGCTGCACGCCGGGCCGAAGGAGATCCTGCACGACACCACCTGGCAGGTCGGCCCCGGCGACCGGATCGCCATCCTCGGCCGCAACGGCGCCGGCAAGACCACCCTGCTGCGGCTGCTGGCCGGGATCACCCGCGCCGACGGCGGCCGGTTCCACACCGGGTCCACCGTCAAGCCGGCGTTCCTCTCCCAGGAACTCGCCGAACTCCCCGGCCACCTGCGCGTCCTGGAGGCCGTCGAGGAGGTCGCCCGCCGGGTGCAGCTCGGCGACCGGGAGATCTCCGCCGCCCAGCTCGCCGAGGTGTTCGGCTTCGACGACCGGCGGCTCTGGACCCCGGTCAGCGACCTCTCCGGTGGGGAACGTCGCCGGCTCCAGATGCTCCGGCTGCTCGCCGGGGAACCCAACGTGCTCCTCTTCGACGAGCCCACCAACGACCTGGACACCGACACCCTCGCCGCGTTGGAGGACCTGCTCGACTCCTGGCCCGGCACGATCATCGTGGCCAGTCACGACCGGTACCTGATCGAACGGGTCACCGACACCGCGTACGGGATGTTCGGCGACGGGCGGCTGGTGCACCTGCCCGGCGGGGTCGACGAGTACCTGACCCGCGCCGCCGGACCCGGCCCGGCCCGGACCGCGACCGGCCCCGCCGCCGCACCGGTCGCCCCGGCCGGTGGCGGGATGTCCGCCGCCGACGCCCGGCAGGCCCGCAAGGAGCTGACCCGGCTGGAACGGCAGATCGGCAAGCTCGACCAGAAGGAGGCCACCCTCCTCGGCCAGCTCGCCGCGCACGCCACCGACTACGCCAAGGTCGCCGAGCTCGACACGCAGCTCAAGGAGGTACGCGCCGAACGGGAGCGGACCGAGGAGACCTGGCTGACCCTGGCCGACGACATCCCGCCGTTGTAG
- a CDS encoding alpha/beta fold hydrolase, whose product MPFITVGTENSAPIDLYYEDHGQGQPIVLIHGFPFNGATWEKMSGPLLAAGYRVITYDRRGFGSSAQPAMGYDYDTFAADLDVLMTELDLRNAILVGHSMGTGEVTRYLGAYGSNRVDRAVLMAPLAPYLLQTKDNPEGVEKSLFDGFQQAIVADRFAYLTQFCDTFFNYSENKGKWVSEEAYRAHWQIGAQASAKGTHDSVDAWQTDFRGDVPNIDVPVLIIQGDKDNVLPYPKTGQRLAPMLPNGKLVTLKGAPHGIPWTHPAEVNKALMEFIGAPSMARA is encoded by the coding sequence ATGCCCTTCATCACCGTGGGTACGGAGAATTCCGCCCCTATCGACCTTTACTACGAGGATCACGGGCAGGGTCAGCCGATCGTGCTGATCCACGGCTTCCCGTTCAACGGGGCGACCTGGGAGAAGATGTCCGGTCCGCTGCTCGCGGCCGGGTACCGGGTGATCACTTACGACCGGCGGGGCTTCGGCAGCTCGGCCCAGCCGGCGATGGGGTACGACTACGACACCTTCGCCGCCGACCTCGACGTGCTGATGACCGAGTTGGACCTGCGCAACGCGATCCTGGTGGGCCACTCGATGGGCACCGGCGAGGTGACCCGCTACCTCGGCGCGTACGGGTCGAACCGGGTGGACCGGGCGGTGCTGATGGCGCCGCTGGCGCCGTACCTGTTGCAGACGAAGGACAACCCGGAGGGCGTCGAGAAGAGCCTCTTCGACGGGTTCCAGCAGGCGATCGTCGCGGACCGGTTCGCCTACCTGACCCAGTTCTGCGACACGTTCTTCAACTACAGCGAGAACAAGGGCAAATGGGTCAGCGAGGAGGCGTACCGGGCGCACTGGCAGATCGGCGCGCAGGCGTCGGCCAAGGGCACCCACGACTCGGTGGACGCCTGGCAGACCGATTTCCGGGGCGACGTGCCGAACATCGACGTCCCGGTGCTGATCATCCAGGGCGACAAGGACAACGTGCTGCCGTACCCGAAGACGGGTCAGCGGTTGGCGCCGATGCTGCCCAACGGCAAGCTGGTCACCCTGAAGGGTGCGCCGCACGGCATTCCGTGGACCCACCCGGCCGAGGTGAACAAGGCGCTCATGGAGTTCATCGGCGCACCGTCGATGGCCCGCGCCTGA
- a CDS encoding TatD family hydrolase — translation MLAAMTEPTETRKQRAARRAGEFPPAPPPLPRPVLDSHTHLDITVAEAGAPGGGDPADPVAAAVEVAAAVGVDRLVQVGVDVESSRWGADVADRYPAVLATVALHPNEAPRLTDLDAALREIETLAARDRVRGVGETGMDFFRTGDDGRAAQEESFRAHIAIAKRYGKALVIHDRDAHADVLRILDDEGAPDTVVLHCFSGDADFARECVRRGHLLSFAGTVTFGSATGLREAAALTPIDQLLVETDAPYLTPMPHRGRPNASYLIPLTVRSLAETTGADLDELCAAISATGDRAFGPW, via the coding sequence ATGCTGGCCGCGATGACCGAGCCGACCGAAACCCGCAAGCAGCGCGCCGCCCGCCGGGCCGGCGAGTTCCCGCCCGCCCCGCCGCCGCTGCCCCGTCCCGTGCTGGACAGCCACACCCACCTCGACATCACCGTCGCCGAGGCCGGGGCGCCCGGCGGGGGCGACCCCGCCGACCCGGTGGCCGCCGCGGTCGAGGTGGCCGCCGCCGTCGGCGTGGACCGGCTGGTGCAGGTCGGGGTGGACGTCGAATCGTCCCGCTGGGGGGCCGACGTCGCCGACCGGTATCCGGCGGTGCTCGCCACCGTGGCGCTGCACCCCAACGAGGCCCCCCGGCTGACCGACCTGGACGCCGCGCTGCGCGAGATCGAGACGCTTGCCGCCCGGGACCGGGTCCGGGGCGTCGGTGAGACCGGCATGGACTTCTTCCGCACCGGCGACGACGGCCGGGCCGCCCAGGAGGAGAGCTTCCGGGCCCACATCGCCATCGCCAAGCGGTACGGCAAGGCCCTGGTCATCCACGACCGGGACGCCCACGCCGACGTGCTGCGGATCCTCGACGACGAGGGCGCCCCGGACACGGTGGTGCTGCACTGCTTCTCCGGCGACGCCGACTTCGCCCGCGAGTGCGTCCGCCGGGGCCACCTGCTCAGCTTCGCCGGCACGGTCACCTTCGGCAGCGCCACCGGGCTGCGGGAGGCCGCCGCGCTCACCCCGATCGACCAGCTCCTGGTGGAGACCGACGCGCCGTACCTGACCCCGATGCCGCACCGGGGCCGGCCCAACGCGTCGTACCTGATCCCGCTGACGGTGCGGTCACTCGCCGAGACCACCGGGGCCGACCTCGACGAGCTGTGCGCGGCCATCTCCGCCACCGGGGACCGGGCCTTCGGCCCGTGGTGA
- the rsmI gene encoding 16S rRNA (cytidine(1402)-2'-O)-methyltransferase has translation MSEVGRLILLGAPLGNPADASTRLREALATADVVAAEDTRRLARLARDLDVTVGGRIVSYFEGNEERRTPELVDVLREGYLVALVTDGGMPSVSDPGYRLVTAALDAGVPVTAAPGPSAVTTALALSGLPCDRFCFEGFLPRSPGGRRARLRALADEPRTLVLFEAPHRIAAALADLAAAFGADRPAALCRELTKTYEEVVRRPLGELADWAARGEPRGEITLVVAGAPEAPAERPDDDTLRAQVADREAAGMSRRDAISEVATGYGLRRRDVYTVVHR, from the coding sequence ATGTCCGAAGTTGGACGCCTGATTCTGCTCGGTGCGCCGCTGGGCAACCCGGCCGACGCGTCCACCCGGCTCCGCGAGGCCCTCGCCACCGCCGACGTGGTCGCCGCCGAGGACACCCGCCGGCTCGCCCGGCTCGCCCGCGACCTCGACGTCACCGTCGGCGGGCGGATCGTGTCCTACTTCGAGGGCAACGAGGAACGGCGTACCCCCGAACTGGTCGACGTGCTCCGCGAGGGCTACCTGGTCGCGCTGGTCACCGACGGCGGTATGCCCAGCGTCTCCGACCCGGGATACCGGCTGGTCACCGCCGCGCTCGACGCCGGCGTGCCGGTCACCGCCGCACCCGGCCCGAGCGCCGTCACCACCGCCCTGGCCCTGTCCGGGCTGCCCTGCGACCGGTTCTGCTTCGAGGGCTTCCTGCCCCGTTCGCCCGGCGGCCGGCGGGCCCGGCTCCGGGCGCTGGCCGACGAACCGCGCACCCTGGTCCTCTTCGAGGCCCCGCACCGGATCGCCGCCGCACTGGCCGACCTGGCCGCCGCGTTCGGTGCCGACCGGCCCGCCGCGCTCTGCCGGGAACTGACCAAGACGTACGAGGAGGTCGTCCGTCGACCGCTCGGCGAACTGGCCGACTGGGCGGCCCGGGGCGAACCGCGCGGCGAGATCACCCTGGTCGTCGCGGGGGCGCCGGAGGCACCCGCCGAGCGTCCCGACGACGACACGCTGCGGGCCCAGGTGGCCGACCGGGAGGCCGCCGGGATGTCCCGCCGGGACGCTATCAGCGAGGTGGCCACCGGGTACGGGCTGCGCCGCCGGGACGTCTACACCGTCGTGCACCGCTGA
- the rsmA gene encoding 16S rRNA (adenine(1518)-N(6)/adenine(1519)-N(6))-dimethyltransferase RsmA, with protein sequence MTGLLGPAEIRELAARLDVNPTKKLGQNFVHDPNTVRRIVTAAGLTPDDVALEVGPGLGSLTLALLPAAAHLHAVEIDPVLAGALPRTAAAHAGPDAAARLTVHRADALRITAAELADPPPTALVANLPYNVAVPVVLHLLAELPSLRHGLVMVQKEVADRLVAGPGSKVYGIPSVKLAWYARSRAAGRVPPNVFWPVPNVDSGLVAFTRREPPRDDVPRRAVFAVVDAAFAQRRKTLRAALAGWAGGPDRAAAALTAAGVDPGARGESLTVEQFAAIAASAPTATPDAQ encoded by the coding sequence GTGACCGGCCTGCTCGGCCCGGCGGAGATCCGGGAACTCGCCGCGCGCCTCGACGTCAACCCGACCAAGAAGCTCGGCCAGAACTTCGTGCACGACCCGAACACCGTCCGCCGGATCGTCACCGCCGCCGGGCTCACCCCCGACGACGTGGCACTGGAGGTCGGCCCCGGCCTCGGCTCGCTCACCCTGGCCCTGCTGCCGGCCGCCGCCCACCTGCACGCGGTGGAGATCGACCCGGTGCTGGCCGGCGCGCTGCCGCGGACCGCCGCCGCGCACGCCGGCCCGGACGCCGCCGCCCGGCTCACCGTGCACCGGGCCGACGCGCTGCGGATCACCGCGGCCGAACTGGCCGACCCGCCGCCCACCGCGCTGGTGGCGAACCTGCCCTACAACGTCGCCGTCCCGGTGGTGCTGCACCTGCTCGCCGAGCTGCCCAGCCTGCGGCACGGCCTGGTGATGGTGCAGAAGGAGGTCGCCGACCGGTTGGTCGCCGGCCCCGGCTCCAAGGTGTACGGCATCCCGTCGGTCAAGCTCGCCTGGTACGCCCGGTCCCGGGCCGCCGGCCGGGTGCCACCGAACGTGTTCTGGCCGGTGCCGAACGTCGACTCCGGCCTGGTCGCCTTCACCCGCCGCGAACCACCCCGCGACGACGTACCCCGGCGGGCCGTCTTCGCCGTGGTCGACGCGGCGTTCGCCCAGCGGCGCAAGACGTTGCGGGCCGCGCTGGCCGGCTGGGCGGGTGGCCCGGACCGGGCCGCCGCGGCGCTCACCGCCGCCGGGGTGGATCCCGGTGCACGGGGGGAGTCACTCACCGTGGAGCAGTTCGCCGCGATCGCCGCGTCGGCCCCGACGGCGACGCCCGACGCACAGTAG